From a region of the Hippopotamus amphibius kiboko isolate mHipAmp2 chromosome 3, mHipAmp2.hap2, whole genome shotgun sequence genome:
- the LOC130850271 gene encoding 60S ribosomal protein L21-like has protein sequence MTNTKGKRRGTRYMFSRPFRKHGVVPLATYMRIYKKGDIVDIKGMGTVQKGMPHKCYHGKTGRVYNVTQHAVGIIVNKQVKGKILAKRINVCIEHIKHSKSRDSFLKQVKENDQKKKEAKEKGTWVQLKHQPAPPREAHFVRTNGKEPELLEPIPYEFMA, from the coding sequence ATGACCAAcacaaaagggaagaggaggggcaccCGCTACATGTTCTCTAGGCCTTTTAGAAAACATGGAGTTGTTCCTTTGGCCACATACATGCGAATCTACAAGAAAGGTGATATTGTAGATATCAAGGGAATGGGCACTGTACAAAAAGGAATGCCCCACAAATGTTACCATGGCAAAACTGGAAGAGTCTACAATGTTACCCAGCATGCTGTTGGCATCATTGTAAACAAACAAGTTAAGGGCAAGATTCTTGCCAAGAGAATTAATGTGTGTATCGAGCATATTAAGCACTCTAAGAGCCGAGATAGCTTCCTGAAACAggtgaaggaaaatgatcagaaaaagaaggaagccaaagagaagggTACTTGGGTTCAGCTGAAGCACCAGCCTGCTCCACCCAGAGAAGCACACTTCGTGAGAACTAATGGAAAGGAGCCTGAGCTACTGGAGCCCATTCCCTACGAGTTCATGGCATGA